The Xanthomonas sp. DAR 34887 genome has a segment encoding these proteins:
- a CDS encoding PAAR domain-containing protein translates to MQPAARLTDLHVCPMVTGVVPHVGGPIAAPGAPTVLIGGLPAARIGDMAVCVGPPDSIVSGAPTVLIAGMPAARLGDSTAHGGAIVLGCFTVLIG, encoded by the coding sequence ATGCAACCCGCCGCCCGCCTCACCGATCTGCACGTCTGCCCGATGGTCACCGGGGTGGTGCCGCACGTGGGCGGGCCGATCGCGGCGCCTGGCGCGCCGACGGTGCTGATCGGCGGGCTGCCGGCGGCGCGGATCGGCGATATGGCGGTCTGCGTGGGGCCGCCGGACAGCATCGTGTCCGGCGCACCGACGGTGCTGATCGCGGGCATGCCCGCGGCGCGGCTGGGCGACAGCACCGCGCACGGCGGGGCGATCGTGCTGGGGTGTTTCACCGTCTTGATCGGATAA
- a CDS encoding protein kinase domain-containing protein has translation MPLTPATWQRLQALFHQACALPEPQRAAFAQAQAGDDPELLHELLGLLTADSRATELPRPGLLGTLLGGGASATELPAGTRFGPWAIDRVIGRGGMGQVYLGHRADGAYAREVAIKLIAATALDAQQRAVFEFECRLLAQMQHPAIAQIHDAGTDAQGRPYLVMEYIRGEPLTRWCAQRALSLRARIELLVRVGEGVQHAHQKGVIHRDLKPNNVLVGEIDGRPAPSIIDFGIAVETAQPSRNPAGASGTPGYMSPEQAQGDDGGVDARSDVYSLGALLYELICGVRPELFEAGVPEAPSRWIQAQPLPQQRELAQQRGVSLGQLLRGLHDGLDAIVLQAMAPDRAARYASVSSLLDDLRRWLGDYPPRALPRSLRRDARKFVQRNRGTVLASLLVLTALLGGLASTLWSLRNAQREAQRAQVTADFLGSLLSSVDPSVAQDKDKTLLLQVMDQASQRATRELASQPQALVEVELTIGTSLVGLGEYKRAVTQLEAARRHAQAHLGAYSEDELQIMRLLGEALVNVGAPKRAEAILREGIAQVRLRHGADAPLGYDMQSRLSWALRAQGQARAALRESRQAYTGILRVLPADDQSVLSAGDRYAATLADGGDYDQAIALIRDLIARRSARLGADHPLTLSMRNSLAVYLLMKRDYPAAERELKALQPIMIRLYGENGWDTQMIYNNLAGALRQQGKVAESGPYYRKALDSARTRYPEDHPTTIMARTNHAFWLLDDGQAQAAAAEQRAALADAERVLGGKHEVTAEILRGLAEAEIALGQREQARAHAERTRDILVGLYGDAPGPLAQVRETLAKLDAPDAPRSAVVAETK, from the coding sequence ATGCCGCTGACCCCCGCCACCTGGCAGCGCCTGCAGGCGCTGTTCCACCAAGCCTGTGCACTTCCCGAGCCGCAGCGCGCCGCCTTTGCTCAAGCGCAAGCCGGCGACGACCCGGAACTGCTGCACGAGTTGCTCGGCCTGCTCACGGCCGACTCGCGCGCCACCGAGTTGCCGCGGCCGGGCCTGCTCGGCACGCTGCTCGGCGGTGGTGCCAGCGCCACGGAGTTGCCGGCCGGGACCCGCTTCGGCCCGTGGGCGATCGACCGGGTGATCGGCCGTGGCGGCATGGGCCAGGTCTATCTGGGGCACCGCGCCGACGGCGCGTATGCGCGCGAGGTGGCGATCAAGCTGATCGCCGCGACCGCCCTGGATGCGCAGCAGCGGGCGGTGTTCGAGTTCGAATGCCGCCTGCTGGCGCAGATGCAGCATCCGGCGATCGCGCAGATCCACGACGCCGGCACAGACGCGCAGGGCCGGCCGTACCTGGTGATGGAGTACATCCGCGGCGAGCCATTGACCCGCTGGTGCGCGCAGCGGGCGCTGTCGCTGCGCGCGCGGATCGAGTTGCTGGTGCGGGTCGGCGAGGGCGTGCAGCATGCGCACCAGAAGGGCGTGATCCATCGCGATCTCAAGCCGAACAATGTGCTGGTCGGCGAGATCGATGGGCGCCCTGCACCGAGCATCATCGATTTCGGCATCGCCGTGGAAACCGCGCAGCCGTCGCGCAATCCGGCCGGCGCCAGCGGGACGCCCGGCTACATGAGTCCGGAGCAGGCGCAGGGCGACGATGGCGGGGTGGATGCGCGCAGCGACGTGTATTCGCTGGGCGCGTTGCTGTACGAACTGATTTGCGGGGTGCGCCCGGAGCTGTTCGAGGCGGGTGTGCCGGAAGCCCCCTCGCGCTGGATCCAGGCGCAGCCGCTGCCGCAGCAGCGCGAGCTGGCGCAACAACGTGGGGTGTCGCTGGGGCAGCTGCTGCGCGGCTTGCACGACGGCCTGGATGCGATCGTGCTGCAGGCGATGGCGCCGGACCGCGCGGCGCGCTACGCGTCGGTGTCCTCGTTGCTCGACGATCTGCGGCGCTGGCTCGGCGACTATCCGCCGCGCGCGCTGCCCCGCTCTTTGCGCCGCGACGCGCGCAAGTTCGTGCAGCGCAACCGCGGTACGGTGCTGGCCTCGCTGCTGGTGTTGACCGCGTTGCTCGGCGGGCTGGCCAGCACGTTGTGGTCGTTGCGCAATGCGCAGCGCGAGGCGCAGCGGGCGCAGGTGACGGCGGACTTCCTCGGCTCGCTGCTGTCCAGCGTGGATCCGTCGGTGGCCCAGGACAAGGACAAGACCCTGCTGTTGCAGGTGATGGACCAGGCCTCGCAGCGCGCCACGCGCGAACTGGCCAGCCAGCCGCAGGCCTTGGTGGAAGTGGAACTGACCATCGGCACCAGCCTGGTCGGGCTGGGCGAGTACAAGCGCGCGGTGACCCAGCTCGAGGCGGCGCGGCGCCATGCACAGGCGCACTTGGGCGCCTACAGCGAAGACGAGCTGCAGATCATGCGGCTGCTCGGCGAGGCGCTGGTGAACGTGGGCGCGCCGAAGCGCGCGGAAGCCATCCTGCGCGAAGGCATCGCACAGGTACGCCTGCGCCATGGCGCCGATGCGCCGCTGGGCTACGACATGCAGTCGCGGCTGAGTTGGGCGCTGCGCGCGCAAGGGCAGGCCAGGGCGGCGTTGCGCGAGAGCAGGCAGGCCTACACCGGCATCCTGCGCGTATTGCCGGCCGACGACCAGAGCGTGCTGAGCGCGGGCGACCGCTACGCCGCGACGCTGGCCGATGGCGGCGACTACGACCAGGCGATCGCCCTGATCCGCGACTTGATCGCGCGCCGCAGCGCGCGCCTGGGCGCGGACCATCCCTTGACCCTGTCGATGCGCAACAGTCTGGCGGTCTATCTGCTGATGAAGCGCGACTACCCCGCCGCCGAGCGCGAACTGAAGGCCTTGCAGCCGATCATGATCCGCCTGTACGGGGAGAACGGCTGGGACACCCAGATGATCTACAACAACCTGGCCGGGGCGCTGCGCCAGCAGGGCAAGGTCGCCGAATCCGGGCCCTACTACCGCAAGGCGCTGGACAGTGCGCGCACGCGTTACCCCGAGGACCATCCCACCACCATCATGGCGCGCACCAACCATGCGTTCTGGCTGCTCGACGACGGCCAGGCGCAGGCCGCCGCCGCCGAGCAGCGGGCGGCCCTGGCCGATGCCGAGCGGGTGCTCGGCGGCAAGCACGAGGTGACCGCGGAAATCCTGCGCGGCCTGGCCGAGGCGGAGATCGCCCTGGGCCAACGCGAACAGGCGCGCGCGCATGCCGAACGCACCCGCGACATCCTGGTCGGGCTGTACGGCGATGCGCCCGGGCCGCTGGCGCAGGTGCGCGAAACGCTGGCCAAGCTGGACGCACCGGATGCGCCGCGCTCGGCAGTGGTGGCTGAGACGAAATGA
- the tssH gene encoding type VI secretion system ATPase TssH: MAEISRSALFGKLNKLAYRGIESATVFCKLRGNPYVELVHWLHQILQLQDSDLHRIVKRFELNPSNLARDVTGALDRLPRGSNGVTDLSSNVEEAVERGWVYASLSFGEAQVRTGYLIVGVLSVRTLRNALLGISKEFEKIKPEALSERFAEIVAGSPEDGQLPSDGFQLGQAGAPGEASGAIAPAALGKQEALKKFTTDLTAQARDGKLDPIIGRDDEIRQVVDILMRRRQNNPILVGEAGVGKTAVVEGLAQRIARGDVPPALQEVELRTLDVGLLQAGASMKGEFEQRLRAVIDEVQASAKPIILFVDETHTLVGAGGAAGTGDAANLLKPALARGTLRTVGATTWAEYKKYIEKDPALTRRFQAVQVDEPDEAKAVLMMRGVASTMEQHHKVQILDEALEAAVKLSHRYIPARQLPDKSVSLLDTACARVAVSLHATPADVDDSRRRIESLQTERGIIERERAIGIVVDERDVACRALLEAEQARLAELEQRWGEEKALVDELLALRAQLRAGSVPIEGTGSPLEAAAQALAQHAPAQQMQEIPAQRPSGNERDALLARLRQVQAELGALQGEHPLILPTVDYQAVAAVVADWTGIPVGRMARNEIDTVLRLPQLLAKRVIGQDHGMEMIAKRIQTTRAGLDNPHKPIGVFMLAGTSGVGKTETALALAEALYGGEQNLITINMSEYQEAHTVSSLKGAPPGYVGYGEGGVLTEAVRRKPYSVVLLDEVEKAHPDVHELFFQVFDKGVMEDGEGRRIDFRNTLIILTTNAGTDLIASLCKDPELMPDPDGMAKALREPLLKIFPPALLGRLVTIPYYPLSDAMLGEIVKLQLNRIKQRVEARYKIPFDYDEDVVKLVVSRCTESESGGRMIDAILTNSMLPEISREFLDRMMRSEPITGVRVATDSAGFAYSFDGAEAASSGTNV; the protein is encoded by the coding sequence ATGGCCGAGATCAGTCGCAGCGCCCTGTTCGGCAAGCTCAACAAGCTCGCCTACCGCGGCATCGAAAGCGCCACCGTGTTCTGCAAGTTGCGCGGCAACCCCTACGTGGAACTGGTGCACTGGCTGCACCAGATCCTGCAGTTGCAGGACTCGGACCTGCACCGCATCGTCAAGCGCTTCGAACTCAACCCCTCGAACCTGGCGCGCGACGTGACCGGGGCGCTGGACCGGCTGCCGCGCGGTTCCAACGGCGTCACCGATCTGTCCAGCAACGTCGAGGAAGCGGTCGAACGCGGCTGGGTGTACGCCTCGCTCAGCTTCGGCGAAGCGCAGGTGCGCACCGGCTACCTGATCGTCGGCGTGCTCAGCGTGCGCACGCTGCGCAATGCGCTGCTCGGCATCTCCAAGGAGTTCGAGAAGATCAAGCCCGAGGCGCTGAGCGAGCGCTTCGCCGAGATCGTCGCCGGCTCGCCGGAAGACGGCCAGCTGCCCAGCGACGGTTTCCAGCTCGGCCAGGCTGGCGCGCCGGGCGAGGCCAGCGGCGCGATCGCCCCGGCCGCGCTGGGCAAGCAGGAGGCGCTGAAGAAATTCACCACCGACCTGACCGCACAGGCGCGCGACGGCAAGCTCGACCCGATCATCGGCCGCGACGACGAGATCCGCCAGGTGGTGGACATCCTGATGCGGCGCCGCCAGAACAACCCGATCCTGGTCGGCGAGGCCGGCGTCGGCAAGACCGCGGTGGTCGAAGGCCTGGCCCAGCGCATCGCCCGCGGCGATGTACCGCCGGCGCTGCAGGAGGTGGAACTGCGCACGCTGGACGTGGGACTGCTGCAGGCCGGCGCCAGCATGAAGGGCGAATTCGAACAGCGCCTGCGTGCGGTGATCGACGAAGTGCAGGCCAGCGCCAAGCCGATCATCCTGTTCGTCGACGAGACCCACACCCTGGTCGGCGCCGGTGGCGCGGCCGGCACCGGCGATGCGGCCAACCTGCTCAAGCCGGCGCTGGCGCGCGGCACGCTACGCACGGTCGGCGCCACCACCTGGGCCGAGTACAAGAAATACATCGAGAAAGACCCGGCACTGACCCGGCGCTTCCAGGCGGTGCAGGTGGACGAGCCGGACGAGGCCAAGGCGGTGCTGATGATGCGCGGCGTGGCCAGCACCATGGAGCAGCACCACAAGGTACAGATCCTCGACGAGGCGCTGGAAGCGGCGGTCAAGCTCAGCCATCGCTACATCCCGGCGCGGCAGCTGCCGGACAAGTCGGTGAGCCTGCTCGACACCGCCTGCGCACGCGTGGCGGTGAGCCTGCACGCCACCCCGGCCGACGTGGACGACAGCCGCCGCCGCATCGAATCGCTGCAGACCGAGCGCGGCATCATCGAGCGCGAACGCGCGATCGGCATCGTGGTCGACGAGCGCGACGTCGCCTGCCGCGCGCTGCTGGAGGCCGAACAGGCGCGCCTGGCCGAGCTGGAACAGCGCTGGGGCGAGGAGAAGGCGCTGGTCGACGAACTGCTGGCGCTGCGCGCGCAACTGCGCGCCGGCAGCGTGCCGATCGAAGGCACCGGCAGCCCGCTGGAAGCGGCGGCGCAGGCGCTGGCGCAGCACGCGCCGGCGCAGCAGATGCAGGAGATCCCGGCGCAGCGGCCGTCCGGCAACGAACGCGACGCGCTGCTGGCGCGGCTGCGCCAGGTGCAGGCGGAACTGGGTGCGCTGCAGGGCGAGCACCCGCTGATCCTGCCGACCGTGGACTACCAGGCGGTGGCCGCGGTGGTCGCCGACTGGACCGGCATCCCGGTCGGGCGCATGGCGCGCAACGAGATCGACACCGTGCTGCGCCTGCCGCAGCTGCTGGCCAAGCGCGTGATCGGCCAGGACCACGGCATGGAGATGATCGCCAAGCGCATCCAGACCACCCGCGCCGGCCTGGACAACCCGCACAAGCCGATCGGCGTGTTCATGCTCGCCGGCACCTCCGGCGTCGGCAAGACCGAGACCGCGCTGGCGCTGGCCGAAGCGCTGTACGGCGGCGAGCAGAACCTGATCACCATCAACATGAGCGAGTACCAGGAAGCGCATACGGTGTCCTCGCTGAAGGGCGCGCCTCCCGGCTACGTCGGCTACGGCGAGGGCGGCGTGCTGACCGAAGCGGTGCGGCGCAAGCCGTATTCGGTGGTGCTGCTGGATGAGGTGGAAAAGGCGCACCCGGACGTGCACGAGTTGTTCTTCCAGGTGTTCGACAAGGGCGTGATGGAAGACGGCGAAGGCCGCCGCATCGATTTCCGCAACACCCTGATCATCCTCACCACCAACGCCGGCACCGACCTGATCGCCAGCCTGTGCAAGGACCCGGAACTGATGCCGGATCCGGACGGCATGGCCAAGGCCCTGCGCGAGCCGCTGCTGAAGATCTTCCCGCCGGCGCTGCTCGGCCGCCTGGTCACCATCCCCTATTACCCGCTGAGCGACGCGATGCTCGGCGAGATCGTGAAGCTGCAGTTGAACCGGATCAAACAGCGTGTGGAAGCCCGCTACAAGATCCCGTTCGACTACGACGAGGACGTGGTGAAGCTGGTGGTCAGCCGCTGCACCGAGAGCGAATCGGGCGGCCGCATGATCGATGCGATCTTGACCAATTCGATGTTGCCGGAGATCAGCCGGGAGTTCCTCGACCGCATGATGCGCAGCGAGCCGATTACGGGCGTCCGTGTAGCGACGGACAGCGCGGGCTTCGCCTACAGCTTCGATGGCGCCGAGGCCGCGTCCAGCGGAACGAACGTATGA
- the tssG gene encoding type VI secretion system baseplate subunit TssG, giving the protein MAGAARQTGAAVSAADLAALELALRERPQDFEFFAALRALERAHPHQPRLGRSTRPADDPVRLRHTPSLAFAPRSIDRYVAATGAQPGKLYGLFLGLFGPNAPLPLHLTEYAIERQAQAKDPTLAAFADLFHHRMLSLFYRAWADAQPTVQADRPHEDRFRGYLDALAGIASPHLRGRDALPDDARRHFAGRLLPVARNAEGLRGLLEQLFAVPVQVCEFVAEWMRLPDDARLRLGASPEVASLGHSTVLGAHARGAQQRFRLRVGPLSRSAFQRFLPGGEALRQLAAAVRSYVGDEKGWDLQLLLQSDQVPATTLARGGRLGLDTWLGQRSWDIADADDVVLRPSG; this is encoded by the coding sequence CTGGCCGGCGCAGCTCGGCAAACGGGCGCTGCTGTGAGCGCCGCCGATCTGGCCGCCTTGGAGCTGGCGCTGCGCGAGCGGCCGCAGGACTTCGAGTTCTTCGCCGCGCTGCGCGCGCTGGAACGCGCGCATCCGCACCAGCCGCGGCTGGGCCGCTCCACACGCCCGGCCGACGATCCGGTGCGGCTGCGGCATACGCCGTCGCTGGCGTTCGCGCCACGCTCGATCGACCGCTACGTGGCCGCCACCGGTGCGCAGCCGGGCAAGCTGTACGGACTGTTCCTGGGCCTGTTCGGGCCGAACGCGCCGCTGCCGCTGCACCTCACCGAATACGCCATCGAGCGCCAGGCACAGGCCAAGGATCCGACCCTGGCCGCGTTCGCCGATCTGTTCCACCACCGCATGCTGAGCCTGTTCTACCGCGCCTGGGCCGATGCGCAGCCGACCGTGCAGGCCGACCGCCCGCATGAGGACCGCTTTCGCGGCTACCTGGATGCGCTGGCCGGCATCGCCTCGCCGCATCTGCGCGGGCGCGATGCCTTGCCCGACGATGCGCGCCGCCATTTCGCCGGACGCCTGCTGCCGGTGGCGCGCAACGCCGAAGGCCTGCGCGGCCTGCTCGAACAGCTGTTCGCGGTGCCGGTGCAGGTGTGCGAGTTCGTCGCCGAATGGATGCGCCTGCCCGACGATGCGAGGTTGCGGCTGGGCGCCTCGCCCGAGGTCGCCTCGCTAGGCCACAGCACCGTGCTCGGCGCGCATGCGCGCGGCGCGCAGCAGCGGTTCCGGCTGCGCGTGGGCCCACTCTCGCGCAGCGCCTTCCAGCGCTTCCTGCCCGGCGGCGAGGCCTTGCGCCAGCTGGCCGCGGCGGTACGCAGCTACGTCGGCGACGAAAAAGGCTGGGATCTGCAACTGCTGCTGCAGTCCGACCAGGTGCCGGCGACCACGCTGGCGCGCGGCGGGCGCCTGGGCCTGGACACCTGGCTCGGCCAGCGCAGCTGGGACATCGCCGACGCCGACGACGTGGTGCTGCGGCCGTCCGGCTGA
- the tssF gene encoding type VI secretion system baseplate subunit TssF, whose product MDPRLLGYYNRELQHVREMGGEFAREFPKIAGRLGLEGFECADPYVERLLEGFAFMAARVQLKLDAQYPVFTQHLLQMVYPHYLTPMPSMAVVQLQPELKESALAAGYTVPRHTALRSLIAGGERTACEYRTAHALTLWPLALREAKYLDTPAAIAAAGIGLPPAQAAAKPVRAALRLRFETLAGVQANMLALDALPLFLAGADDLPTRLYEQLLGHAAGFVVRGQDAAGATLELQRGRNELRARGFADDEALVPYDGRAFSGYRLLQEYFACPQRFLFAELGGLRAALRRLHGSSFEIVVLLERSVPSLAQAVSADNFRLFCTPAINLFPRRADRLHLASGKTEYHVLADRTRPMDFEIHSLGEVEGFGDRQEPEQRFLPFYGGDAQTWHARHGAFYTLRREPRLLSARQRRQGARSSYVGSEVYVSLVDADDGAYATSLRQLGLQLLCSNRDLPLHMPVGKGATDFTMDAGAPVHSVRCVAGPTKPRPALSDGATAWRLLSHLQLNYLSLFEDGQDGAAALREMLTLYCDPFDAAALRQIEGIKQVRAQPIVRRIPAPGPITFGRGLEITLTCEDSAFEGSGAFLLGAVLQHFFARYVSVNSFTETVLRTSERNEIARWPAQLGKRALL is encoded by the coding sequence ATGGACCCGCGCCTGCTCGGCTACTACAACCGCGAACTGCAGCACGTGCGCGAGATGGGCGGCGAGTTCGCCCGCGAGTTTCCGAAGATCGCCGGGCGCCTGGGCTTGGAAGGCTTCGAATGCGCCGATCCGTACGTGGAGCGGCTGCTGGAAGGCTTCGCGTTCATGGCCGCGCGCGTGCAGCTCAAGCTCGATGCGCAGTATCCGGTGTTCACCCAGCACCTGTTGCAGATGGTGTATCCGCACTACCTGACGCCGATGCCGTCGATGGCGGTGGTGCAGTTGCAGCCGGAGCTGAAGGAAAGCGCGCTGGCCGCGGGCTACACCGTGCCGCGCCACACCGCGCTGCGCAGCCTGATCGCAGGCGGCGAGCGCACCGCCTGCGAATACCGCACCGCGCATGCGCTCACGCTATGGCCGCTGGCGCTGCGCGAGGCCAAGTACCTGGACACGCCGGCGGCGATCGCCGCGGCCGGGATCGGCCTGCCGCCGGCGCAGGCCGCCGCCAAGCCGGTGCGCGCCGCACTGCGTCTGCGTTTCGAAACGCTGGCCGGGGTGCAGGCGAACATGCTGGCGCTGGACGCGCTGCCGCTGTTCCTGGCCGGCGCCGACGATCTGCCCACGCGCCTGTACGAACAACTGCTCGGGCATGCCGCCGGTTTCGTGGTGCGCGGCCAGGATGCGGCCGGCGCGACGCTGGAGCTGCAGCGCGGCCGCAACGAGCTGCGTGCGCGCGGCTTCGCCGACGACGAGGCGCTGGTACCGTACGACGGCCGCGCGTTCAGTGGCTACCGCTTGCTGCAGGAATACTTCGCCTGCCCGCAGCGCTTCCTGTTCGCGGAACTGGGCGGACTGCGCGCGGCGCTGCGCCGGCTGCACGGCAGCAGTTTCGAGATCGTGGTGCTGCTGGAGCGCAGCGTGCCCAGCCTGGCGCAGGCGGTGAGCGCGGACAACTTCCGCCTGTTCTGCACGCCGGCGATCAATCTGTTTCCGCGCCGCGCCGATCGTCTGCACCTGGCATCGGGCAAGACCGAATACCACGTGCTCGCCGACCGCACCCGGCCGATGGATTTCGAGATCCACAGCCTGGGCGAGGTCGAAGGCTTCGGCGACCGCCAGGAACCGGAGCAACGCTTCCTGCCGTTCTATGGCGGCGACGCGCAGACCTGGCATGCGCGCCACGGCGCGTTCTACACCCTGCGCCGCGAACCGCGCCTGCTGTCGGCGCGGCAGCGCCGCCAGGGCGCGCGCTCCAGCTATGTCGGCAGCGAGGTCTACGTCAGCCTGGTCGATGCCGACGACGGCGCCTACGCCACCTCCTTGCGCCAGCTCGGCCTGCAGCTGCTGTGCAGCAACCGCGACCTGCCGCTGCACATGCCGGTAGGCAAGGGCGCCACCGATTTCACCATGGACGCCGGCGCGCCGGTGCACAGCGTGCGCTGCGTGGCCGGGCCGACCAAGCCGCGCCCGGCGCTGAGCGACGGCGCCACCGCGTGGCGCCTGCTCAGCCACCTGCAGTTGAACTACCTGTCGCTGTTCGAAGACGGCCAGGATGGCGCCGCGGCGCTGCGCGAGATGCTCACGCTCTACTGCGATCCGTTCGACGCCGCGGCGCTGCGCCAGATCGAGGGCATCAAGCAGGTGCGCGCGCAGCCGATCGTGCGCCGCATCCCGGCGCCGGGCCCGATCACGTTCGGCCGCGGCCTGGAGATCACCCTGACCTGCGAGGACAGCGCCTTCGAAGGCAGCGGCGCGTTCCTGCTCGGCGCGGTGCTGCAGCACTTCTTCGCCCGCTACGTGTCGGTCAATTCCTTCACCGAGACCGTGTTGCGCACCAGCGAGCGCAACGAGATCGCGCGCTGGCCGGCGCAGCTCGGCAAACGGGCGCTGCTGTGA
- the tssE gene encoding type VI secretion system baseplate subunit TssE, producing MAELTTQERLQPSLLDRLSDDEPLRQEESRDKRVISAARLRECVMRDLSWLLNCVNLATDQPLDAYPDVRRSVLNFGIPDLAGVAMSGIDAAALQLRLREAILAFEPRLIADTLRVTVQADARRMDRRSLVFFIESEMWAQPLPLNLYLKTELDLETGRLDVSEGYA from the coding sequence ATGGCCGAACTCACCACCCAGGAACGCCTGCAGCCCTCGCTGCTGGACCGGCTCAGCGACGACGAACCGCTGCGCCAGGAGGAGAGCCGCGACAAGCGGGTGATCTCCGCCGCGCGCCTGCGCGAGTGCGTGATGCGCGACCTTTCGTGGCTGCTGAATTGTGTGAACCTGGCCACCGACCAGCCGTTGGATGCGTATCCGGACGTGCGCCGTTCGGTGCTGAACTTCGGCATCCCCGACCTGGCCGGCGTGGCCATGTCCGGCATCGACGCGGCGGCACTGCAGCTGCGTCTGCGCGAGGCGATCCTGGCGTTCGAGCCGCGGCTGATCGCCGACACCTTGCGCGTCACCGTGCAGGCCGACGCGCGGCGCATGGACCGGCGCTCGCTGGTGTTCTTCATCGAATCGGAGATGTGGGCGCAGCCGCTGCCGCTGAACCTGTACCTGAAGACCGAGCTGGACCTGGAGACCGGCCGCCTGGACGTCAGCGAGGGCTACGCCTGA
- a CDS encoding type VI secretion system accessory protein TagJ, with product MDTTPELLLRHGRPDEALQLLTQRVRQHPADARQRVFLFQLLAVLGQWDRARAQLDACRELDADNAALAATYAITVQAERQRAAVFAWQALPTVLGAPEPWLALLLQALRLSAEGANAQAAELRAQAFAQAPASAGELDDTRFAWIADADPRFGPCLELVVNGGYAWVPFANIQALRFEAPTDLRDMLWAPVAVTWRNGGEAFGFVPVRYPGTERSDDGQLLLSRRTDWSGSDGDVGLGQRVWATDAGEHALLDVRQILFDPA from the coding sequence ATGGACACCACTCCCGAACTGCTGCTGCGTCACGGGCGTCCGGACGAAGCGCTGCAACTGCTGACCCAACGCGTGCGCCAGCATCCGGCCGATGCGCGCCAGCGCGTGTTCCTGTTCCAGCTGCTGGCCGTGCTCGGCCAGTGGGACCGCGCCCGCGCCCAGCTCGACGCGTGCCGCGAACTCGACGCGGACAACGCCGCGCTCGCTGCCACCTATGCGATCACCGTGCAGGCCGAACGCCAGCGCGCGGCAGTCTTCGCCTGGCAGGCCCTGCCGACTGTGCTCGGCGCGCCCGAACCGTGGCTGGCGCTGCTGTTGCAGGCGCTGCGGCTGTCGGCCGAAGGCGCCAACGCGCAGGCCGCGGAGTTGCGCGCGCAGGCATTCGCGCAGGCGCCGGCCAGCGCCGGCGAACTCGACGACACGCGCTTCGCGTGGATCGCCGACGCCGATCCGCGCTTCGGCCCGTGCCTGGAGCTGGTGGTCAACGGCGGCTACGCCTGGGTGCCGTTCGCAAACATCCAGGCTTTGCGCTTCGAAGCGCCGACCGACCTGCGCGACATGCTGTGGGCGCCGGTGGCGGTGACCTGGCGCAACGGCGGCGAGGCGTTCGGTTTCGTGCCGGTGCGCTACCCCGGCACCGAGCGCAGCGACGACGGCCAACTGCTGCTTTCGCGGCGCACCGACTGGAGCGGCAGCGACGGCGACGTCGGCCTGGGCCAGCGCGTGTGGGCCACCGACGCCGGCGAGCACGCCTTGCTCGACGTGCGCCAGATCCTGTTCGATCCGGCCTGA
- a CDS encoding Hcp family type VI secretion system effector, translating to MAFDMHIKFGSGKVKIEGASNHKKHKGEVPILAWSWGASNSGDLHTGGGSASGGKAHIQDISITKYVDGCSNALLDAVCTGARVENAWLYVTNATGEQTDFLTLELSEGVLVTSLSTGGSGGEDRLTENVTLHFGKFKYSFQPQDDKGTAQGGAKEFTYDIQGVAKA from the coding sequence ATGGCGTTCGACATGCATATCAAGTTCGGCAGCGGCAAGGTCAAGATCGAAGGCGCGTCCAACCACAAGAAGCACAAGGGCGAGGTGCCGATCCTGGCCTGGTCGTGGGGCGCGAGCAATTCCGGCGACCTGCACACCGGTGGCGGTTCGGCCAGCGGCGGCAAGGCGCACATCCAGGACATCTCCATCACCAAGTATGTCGACGGCTGCTCCAACGCGTTGCTGGATGCGGTGTGCACCGGCGCGCGCGTGGAGAATGCGTGGCTGTACGTGACCAACGCCACCGGCGAACAGACCGACTTCCTGACCCTGGAGTTGAGCGAAGGCGTGCTGGTCACCTCGCTGTCCACCGGCGGTTCGGGCGGCGAGGATCGTCTCACCGAGAACGTGACCCTGCACTTCGGCAAGTTCAAGTACAGCTTCCAGCCGCAGGACGACAAGGGCACGGCGCAGGGCGGGGCGAAGGAATTCACCTACGACATCCAGGGCGTGGCCAAGGCCTGA